A window of the Desulfovibrio sp. genome harbors these coding sequences:
- a CDS encoding ABC transporter ATP-binding protein encodes MLSIENLHVTIGEREVLKGINLEIKENETFILFGPNGSGKTTLLMTLMGFGNYTITQGRIMFRGQDITHASIYERARLGIGMSFQRPPTIHGLKLRQLVSMASQGRPVAVDAMAKRVNMTDFLERDVNAGFSGGEIKRSELLQLMSQQPHMVLFDEPESGVDLENMKLIGHTVRELLGGECAMGTERSLRMAKCGRHVAGLIITHTGYILEYINADRGQVMYEGKLCCESNPRDILDHISRFGYQECLRCLA; translated from the coding sequence ATGCTCAGCATAGAAAACCTGCACGTGACCATCGGCGAACGGGAGGTGCTCAAGGGCATCAACCTGGAAATCAAGGAAAACGAGACATTTATCCTGTTCGGTCCCAACGGGTCGGGCAAGACGACCCTGCTCATGACCCTTATGGGCTTCGGGAACTACACCATCACCCAGGGCCGCATAATGTTTCGCGGTCAGGACATCACCCACGCTTCCATTTACGAGCGCGCCCGTTTGGGCATCGGCATGTCCTTCCAGCGCCCCCCCACCATCCACGGCCTGAAGCTCCGCCAGCTTGTCTCCATGGCCTCCCAGGGCCGCCCCGTGGCCGTGGACGCAATGGCCAAGCGCGTGAACATGACCGACTTTCTGGAACGCGACGTGAACGCCGGCTTCTCAGGCGGGGAGATCAAGCGCTCCGAGCTCCTGCAGCTCATGAGCCAGCAGCCGCACATGGTGCTTTTCGACGAGCCGGAATCCGGAGTGGATCTGGAGAACATGAAGCTCATCGGGCACACGGTGCGCGAGCTCCTGGGCGGCGAATGCGCCATGGGCACCGAGCGCAGCCTGCGCATGGCCAAGTGCGGCCGCCATGTGGCCGGGCTCATCATCACCCACACCGGCTACATCCTCGAATACATCAACGCCGACCGGGGCCAGGTGATGTACGAAGGCAAGCTCTGCTGCGAATCAAACCCGAGAGACATCCTCGATCACATCAGCCGTTTCGGCTACCAGGAATGCCTGCGCTGCCTGGCCTAA
- a CDS encoding response regulator has translation MTKSVVIVEDDPCWCEALKTFFDGNGEFSALAFTDAHQAWDAIAHSPPDLAVLDVVMPVLGGQELAEMIREKGLSTRVIFLTGLLTLEETKARGYRVGGQTVVGKPAPLHVLLDLARQALAV, from the coding sequence ATGACGAAATCCGTTGTCATCGTTGAAGACGATCCCTGCTGGTGCGAGGCCTTGAAGACCTTTTTCGACGGTAATGGGGAATTTTCGGCATTGGCCTTCACGGACGCGCACCAGGCCTGGGATGCCATAGCTCATTCGCCCCCGGATTTAGCCGTTCTGGATGTGGTGATGCCGGTTCTGGGAGGCCAGGAACTGGCGGAAATGATCCGTGAGAAGGGCCTTTCCACCAGAGTCATTTTCCTCACGGGCTTATTGACCCTGGAGGAGACGAAGGCCAGAGGCTACCGGGTAGGGGGCCAGACCGTGGTGGGCAAACCGGCCCCACTGCATGTTCTGCTTGATCTCGCCCGCCAGGCTCTGGCGGTCTGA
- a CDS encoding metal-dependent hydrolase gives MPGFKGHVAGAVVSTGIALGGAWWLGLYRPEPKMMAILAALAILGSLFPDVDTNSKGRHLYYGAALLADAVLILKQQYRYAALLGFCAILPAVGAHRGWTHTWWAGLIIPSPILIAPMMLMGMTWQFLLPFYLAAVLGYYSHLLLDGTF, from the coding sequence ATGCCCGGATTCAAAGGACATGTTGCTGGCGCTGTGGTCTCAACGGGAATCGCTCTCGGCGGGGCTTGGTGGCTCGGACTCTACCGGCCGGAACCAAAAATGATGGCCATCCTGGCCGCCCTGGCCATTCTCGGCTCCCTGTTCCCGGATGTGGACACCAATTCCAAGGGCAGGCACCTGTATTACGGTGCCGCGCTTCTTGCTGATGCGGTTCTTATTCTCAAACAGCAGTACCGGTACGCTGCCCTGCTCGGGTTCTGCGCCATTCTCCCCGCCGTTGGCGCCCACCGGGGCTGGACCCACACCTGGTGGGCCGGGCTCATCATTCCAAGCCCCATCCTCATCGCGCCCATGATGCTCATGGGCATGACCTGGCAGTTCCTGCTGCCGTTCTATTTGGCAGCGGTGCTGGGGTATTATTCCCATCTGCTTCTGGACGGGACGTTCTAG
- a CDS encoding SufD family Fe-S cluster assembly protein, giving the protein MKPIDLKAFDFTAPAPKEIPDLTTLDEADKQQLLMAGVDVTATAVSGTYMHLDHGAVHCKSRQKGVEILDIKTAMAKYDGLKEYMWKLVDKDKDQFTKTAHESLHGGYFIRTEKGAKITEPVQSCLFIKGDMTGQAVHNIIVVEEDSELHIITGCSAAHSSKGAAHLGISEFFVKKNAKLTFTMIHNWAENTVVRPRSAGVVEEGGVFLNNYVLLKPVRDLQMYPTVTLAGKGAVARFNSVMVAPVGSHLDTGSRIILGAPETKGEMIARTITTGGTIIARGHIAGNAVPARGHLECKGLILGGGVIHAIPELEATVDGVELSHEAAVGKIAQEEIEYLMARGLDEEQATSTIVRGFLNVDIMGLPEKLQQVIDETITECEKDMF; this is encoded by the coding sequence ATGAAACCCATCGACCTGAAAGCCTTCGATTTCACCGCTCCCGCGCCCAAGGAGATCCCGGACCTCACCACCCTGGACGAGGCCGACAAGCAGCAGCTGCTAATGGCCGGCGTGGACGTGACCGCAACCGCCGTAAGCGGCACCTACATGCACCTGGACCACGGGGCTGTGCACTGCAAGTCCCGCCAGAAGGGCGTGGAAATCCTTGACATCAAGACCGCCATGGCCAAGTACGACGGCCTCAAGGAGTACATGTGGAAACTGGTGGACAAGGACAAGGACCAGTTCACCAAAACCGCGCATGAGAGCCTGCACGGCGGTTACTTCATCCGCACCGAAAAGGGCGCCAAGATCACCGAGCCTGTTCAGTCCTGTCTGTTCATCAAGGGCGACATGACCGGCCAGGCCGTGCACAACATCATCGTGGTGGAAGAGGACTCGGAGCTGCACATCATCACCGGCTGCTCTGCGGCGCATTCGTCCAAGGGCGCGGCCCACTTGGGGATTTCGGAGTTTTTCGTCAAGAAAAACGCAAAGCTGACCTTCACCATGATCCACAACTGGGCCGAAAACACGGTGGTTCGTCCCCGTTCGGCCGGAGTGGTGGAGGAGGGGGGCGTCTTCCTCAACAACTATGTGCTGCTGAAGCCCGTGCGCGACCTGCAGATGTACCCCACCGTCACCCTGGCGGGCAAAGGGGCCGTGGCCCGCTTCAATTCGGTCATGGTTGCGCCGGTGGGATCGCATCTGGATACCGGCAGCCGCATCATCCTGGGCGCTCCCGAGACCAAGGGCGAGATGATCGCCCGCACCATCACCACCGGAGGCACCATCATCGCCCGTGGCCATATCGCCGGCAATGCCGTGCCCGCCCGGGGGCATCTGGAATGCAAGGGGCTTATTCTCGGCGGCGGCGTGATCCACGCCATCCCTGAATTGGAGGCCACCGTGGACGGGGTGGAGCTCTCCCACGAGGCGGCCGTGGGCAAGATCGCCCAGGAAGAGATAGAGTACCTCATGGCCAGAGGCCTGGACGAAGAGCAGGCCACCTCGACCATTGTCCGCGGCTTCCTCAACGTGGACATCATGGGCCTGCCGGAAAAGCTGCAGCAGGTTATCGACGAAACCATCACGGAGTGCGAGAAGGACATGTTCTGA